Genomic segment of Alphaproteobacteria bacterium:
TAAGGATGGTGAACAATAAAGTCTCCTTGATCGATCGCTGCAAAGCAATGACTATCAGCATCTAACAAACGCTGTGGATATCGGGGCGTAAAAGGAGGATACAAAAATCCCGCCTTTTTATCACGAATGAGCTCTTCAATATTTGCAATACCAACGAGTTCGTCTTGAACAAAAACATCTTCTGATGCAACGCCAAGCTCGTCTTGCAGAAAGGCCTGGAGTGACTTTGGCATTTCATCATTAATAGTTAGGCGAATCACATTCCCCTTGCGTCGTTTTTTAAGAGCATTCTCAAAGGTTAAAACAAGATCTTCGGCCTCTTCATCAATGTACATCTCGGTATCACGCAAAACACGGAAAAGGCCATGAGATTCAATTTCATGATCAGGAAACAAAATGTAAGCATAGCGCAAAATAAGCTGCTCAATGGAGACAAAATGATGTTTTCTCTGAGGCAGTTCAATGAATCGATTATAGTGAGTTGGCAATGCGATAAGCGCTTTATGCGATATCTTCTTCACCCGATCACAAAGTTCAAGAACCAGCGAGAATCCCAGATTTGAAATAAAAGGAAAAGGATGTGATGGATCAACTGCAATTGGCGTCAAAAGCGGAAAGATCTCTTTCAGAAACAACCCCTTGAGCCAGACCTGTTCCTCTTGAATCAATTCCTCTTCCAAATGATTTGTTTCGAGCAAAAAAATCTCACTTTCTTCAAGCTCAGATTTGAGCTGTTTCCAGGTTTTTTGCTGATGCTGAATGATTTTTTTGACTTTTTCTTGCAGCAAGCAGAGTTGCTCTTTGGCTGTTCTGCCATCATGGCTGAGCTCTGTAATATTTTCATGAATCTGGGCCTTCAGGCCGGCGATGCGCACCATATAAAATTCATCAAGATTCTTGGCTGAGATTGATAAAAACCGAACCCGCTCGAACAAAGGATTATGAGCATTTTTTGCTTCTTCCAGGACGCGATTATTGAACTTCAACCAAGACAATTCCCGATTGAGATAGAGTTCAGAATCAGCAGGTTTTTTATCTTTCTTCATCTTATTACTCATATAGTCCAAATATTATTAAATAATATAGTACCCCATATTAACGAAAAGCCCCTAATAAAATTTGAATAAT
This window contains:
- a CDS encoding RNA degradosome polyphosphate kinase, whose product is MSNKMKKDKKPADSELYLNRELSWLKFNNRVLEEAKNAHNPLFERVRFLSISAKNLDEFYMVRIAGLKAQIHENITELSHDGRTAKEQLCLLQEKVKKIIQHQQKTWKQLKSELEESEIFLLETNHLEEELIQEEQVWLKGLFLKEIFPLLTPIAVDPSHPFPFISNLGFSLVLELCDRVKKISHKALIALPTHYNRFIELPQRKHHFVSIEQLILRYAYILFPDHEIESHGLFRVLRDTEMYIDEEAEDLVLTFENALKKRRKGNVIRLTINDEMPKSLQAFLQDELGVASEDVFVQDELVGIANIEELIRDKKAGFLYPPFTPRYPQRLLDADSHCFAAIDQGDFIVHHPYESFDVVVQFLQQAARDPKVVVIKQTLYRTSDDSPIVRALIQAAEAGKSVTAMVELKARFDEEKNIQWARDLERAGAQVIYGVTGLKTHAKVSLVIRQNGHDLKSYVHFGTGNYHPITAKIYTDLSFFSADPVLCQDTAFMFNYMTGYALPKKLKKLAIAPLTLRDRLLTYIDAEIQFAKKGMPASIWLKLNSLVDPEMINKLYEASNAGVKIQLVVRGICCLRPGVKDMSDNITVKSIVGRFLEHARILCFGNGAALPSDQALVFLSSADWMPRNLDRRVEVLVPLEDAKVKKHVLSHIMVTNLKDEASSWILDAEGNYERIKSGAGAFSAHDYFIQKR